A window of the Chthonomonas sp. genome harbors these coding sequences:
- a CDS encoding PAS domain S-box protein codes for MDPNQELESLRKQVAALEAELTQLRAQAGQARGAEGTMEAATPITEGEATLRRLVQRIAMILQAEKIAIMFFDRERGELIGIPPAFNIDDDHLDVFRVRATHGISGEVFRSGEPLIVHNVIEDKRSEDDHFALIGAQNSITVPLVIEKRDEENRVVERSMIGVLHAFNKRHGEDFNEEDVRLLERMAKNVGSIIANLQLYREVVEEREELLQTFESLSAGLMLVSSDGRINQMNSSARAMFGTTTGEVAGKPFPEVVRNQPKLEALIDLIRRGEESQVIEIEVSVQNSDRIYQVQGAQVRGEDGKEIGVVLILTDVTEIKNIERMKSTFVAMASHELRTPLTAIKGFSSTLLEGLDDDLYSKDDTREFLTIVTNECDRLRRLIDDLLNTSRIEAGESLKPNYTEVSVGDLLEKVMKVQQQSTSKHTIKLDVQNELPALIVADQDKLDQALTNLLNNAIKYAPNGGDVIIHATMEPGDTMLIGVEDQGLGIPKEHINKVFERFHRVNNDDNRKIYGTGLGLFLVKHLVEEVHFGKIWAESEVGKGSTFWFRIPTNLDIEEAKARTE; via the coding sequence ATGGACCCCAATCAAGAGTTAGAGAGCCTGCGCAAACAGGTCGCCGCCCTCGAAGCTGAACTCACGCAACTGCGCGCGCAAGCTGGACAGGCTCGTGGTGCCGAGGGCACGATGGAGGCCGCCACCCCGATTACTGAGGGTGAGGCAACGCTGCGACGACTCGTGCAACGGATCGCCATGATTCTGCAAGCCGAGAAGATTGCGATCATGTTCTTTGACCGCGAGCGCGGTGAACTCATTGGCATTCCTCCGGCGTTCAACATCGACGACGATCACCTGGACGTCTTCCGGGTTCGGGCCACGCACGGCATTAGCGGCGAAGTATTCCGCTCGGGCGAGCCGCTGATCGTTCACAACGTGATCGAAGACAAGCGCAGCGAGGACGACCACTTCGCCCTGATCGGTGCCCAGAATTCCATCACCGTGCCGCTCGTCATCGAAAAGCGCGACGAAGAAAACCGCGTCGTCGAGCGCAGCATGATCGGCGTGTTGCACGCCTTTAACAAGCGTCACGGCGAAGATTTTAACGAAGAAGACGTGCGACTGCTGGAGCGCATGGCGAAGAACGTGGGTTCGATTATCGCCAACCTGCAGCTGTACCGCGAAGTCGTGGAAGAGCGCGAAGAGCTGCTCCAAACGTTCGAATCGCTGTCCGCCGGCCTGATGCTCGTGAGCTCGGACGGACGCATCAACCAGATGAACAGCTCGGCGCGCGCCATGTTCGGCACGACCACGGGCGAAGTTGCCGGCAAGCCATTCCCCGAAGTCGTGCGCAACCAGCCCAAGCTCGAAGCGCTGATCGATCTGATCCGTCGCGGCGAGGAAAGCCAAGTCATTGAGATTGAAGTTTCGGTGCAGAACAGCGACCGCATCTACCAGGTCCAAGGCGCGCAGGTGCGCGGCGAAGACGGCAAGGAAATCGGCGTGGTGCTCATTCTCACCGACGTCACCGAGATCAAGAACATTGAGCGCATGAAGAGCACGTTTGTGGCGATGGCCTCGCACGAACTCCGCACGCCGCTCACCGCCATCAAGGGCTTCAGCAGCACGCTGCTCGAGGGTCTTGACGACGATCTGTACAGCAAGGACGACACCCGTGAATTCTTGACGATTGTCACGAACGAGTGCGACCGCCTACGCCGCCTTATTGACGACCTGCTCAACACGAGCCGCATCGAAGCGGGCGAATCGCTGAAGCCGAACTACACCGAAGTTTCCGTGGGCGACCTGCTCGAAAAGGTGATGAAGGTGCAGCAGCAATCCACCTCGAAGCACACGATCAAGCTGGACGTGCAGAACGAACTGCCGGCGCTGATCGTGGCTGACCAAGATAAGCTCGACCAGGCCCTGACGAACCTGCTGAACAACGCGATTAAGTACGCGCCCAACGGCGGCGACGTGATTATTCACGCGACGATGGAGCCCGGCGACACGATGCTCATTGGCGTCGAGGACCAAGGTCTGGGGATTCCGAAGGAGCACATCAACAAGGTGTTCGAACGATTCCACCGCGTCAACAACGACGACAACCGGAAGATCTATGGCACGGGCCTTGGCCTCTTCCTGGTCAAGCACTTGGTGGAAGAAGTCCACTTCGGCAAAATCTGGGCCGAGTCGGAAGTCGGCAAGGGCTCGACATTCTGGTTCCGCATCCCGACAAACCTGGACATCGAAGAAGCGAAGGCCCGCACCGAGTAG
- a CDS encoding LON peptidase substrate-binding domain-containing protein has protein sequence MAHLEELPLFPLHSVLFPYSSLHLNVFEDRYRQMIRTCLEFDQPFGIVLIRSGQEVGDLAEPFLIGTAVRIASMEELPDGRLDVHVEGERRFRVRRLDESQPYLIGHVEPVGEVEVENPVRTEALMARATELFQDLIQMEIGRRDFNVEIRASRDPSVLSFVIAGFLPMENLDKQRLLELTDPDERLSILIGVMEKSLADSIQPKLLRVGIEHFRDWVCDN, from the coding sequence ATGGCGCACTTGGAGGAATTGCCGCTTTTTCCGCTGCATAGCGTCCTGTTCCCCTACTCGTCTCTTCATCTCAACGTATTTGAGGACCGATATCGCCAAATGATTCGGACCTGCCTAGAATTTGACCAACCTTTTGGCATCGTGCTGATTCGCAGTGGTCAGGAAGTAGGCGATCTCGCCGAGCCATTTTTGATCGGCACCGCCGTGCGCATCGCGAGCATGGAAGAACTGCCGGATGGTCGGCTCGATGTTCATGTCGAAGGCGAGCGCCGATTCCGCGTGCGGCGCCTCGACGAATCGCAGCCGTATCTGATCGGGCATGTGGAGCCCGTCGGCGAAGTCGAAGTCGAGAATCCGGTGCGCACCGAAGCTCTGATGGCGCGCGCCACGGAGCTGTTCCAAGACCTGATCCAGATGGAAATTGGGCGACGCGACTTTAACGTCGAGATCCGCGCGAGCCGCGACCCGAGCGTGCTGTCGTTCGTCATCGCCGGGTTTCTGCCGATGGAAAATCTCGACAAGCAACGCCTGCTCGAACTCACCGACCCCGACGAGCGGCTTTCGATTTTGATCGGGGTGATGGAGAAATCGCTGGCGGATAGCATTCAGCCGAAGTTGCTGCGGGTGGGGATTGAGCACTTCCGCGACTGGGTCTGCGACAACTAA
- a CDS encoding MerR family transcriptional regulator, which produces MDQREESLGIGLYSVSDAARLLRTPSATLWRWVRGYVQELRTGPKQYSPVLAPKAEPTLSFGDLVELMYVREFRRIGIKLDLIRQVANRYRSEWDVDYPFATQRFAVGGRELLTKENEEWRGALSGQAVLFATLGKQLVHLGDFTSEWRPLGASHAVLVTPTRAFGKPIDDTSGTHTFVLASAVLAGETPAQVSWFYGTTANAVKDAVEFERGLVGHVSVR; this is translated from the coding sequence ATGGATCAACGTGAAGAGAGTCTAGGGATTGGACTGTACTCGGTCAGCGATGCGGCACGATTGCTGCGCACGCCATCGGCCACTTTGTGGCGGTGGGTGCGCGGATATGTGCAAGAGTTGCGCACTGGACCTAAGCAATACTCGCCTGTTCTTGCCCCAAAGGCTGAGCCAACGTTATCTTTTGGCGACCTCGTGGAGTTGATGTACGTGCGCGAGTTTCGACGCATCGGCATCAAGCTTGACCTGATTCGGCAAGTCGCGAATCGGTACCGCTCCGAGTGGGACGTGGACTATCCGTTCGCCACGCAGCGTTTCGCGGTCGGTGGGCGTGAACTGTTGACCAAAGAAAACGAGGAGTGGCGCGGGGCGCTCTCGGGGCAGGCGGTGCTGTTCGCGACCTTAGGCAAGCAGCTTGTGCACCTCGGCGACTTTACGTCTGAGTGGCGTCCGCTTGGCGCCAGTCACGCGGTTCTCGTAACTCCTACGCGCGCCTTTGGCAAGCCGATTGACGACACTTCGGGAACGCATACCTTTGTGCTGGCAAGCGCGGTTTTGGCGGGGGAAACTCCGGCCCAAGTTTCGTGGTTCTACGGCACTACGGCCAATGCCGTGAAGGATGCGGTTGAGTTTGAGCGAGGCTTAGTTGGTCACGTTTCTGTTCGATAA
- the hemW gene encoding radical SAM family heme chaperone HemW, with protein sequence MAEPIAVYVHVPFCPSKCGYCDFNSYAMTGDIHERTVQAMEREILSSPIAGRPAKTVFFGGGTPTFLSSEQICRLLAAVLATHPPVAGCEITSEGNPGTVDTPKFAAMREAGFNRLSLGAQSFASGDLMRLGRVHDASDIGRAVLAARQAGFDNLNLDLIFGLPGQTPRAWANNLELAMLLRPEHLSLYGLTIEANTRFYRYDRRGLLNLPSEDDHLEMLSVAARVAHENGLGQYEISNFARPGRECQHNLCYWRAEEYAGYGPGAVGRVGRRRSTNMKHPERYCDAVEQGAELSCDGEDVTDDMLAFERVMLGLRLNDGVAASEPALDSAGVERALARDWVAREGDRLVLTAAGRPLCNQVLAEIL encoded by the coding sequence ATGGCTGAGCCGATTGCCGTGTACGTGCACGTGCCGTTTTGCCCGAGCAAATGCGGCTACTGCGACTTCAATAGCTACGCGATGACGGGCGACATTCACGAACGCACGGTACAAGCAATGGAACGCGAGATTCTGAGTTCGCCGATTGCGGGGCGGCCCGCGAAGACGGTCTTTTTTGGGGGCGGAACGCCGACGTTCTTGTCGTCCGAACAGATTTGTCGGTTGCTGGCGGCGGTGTTGGCGACGCATCCGCCCGTGGCTGGCTGTGAGATCACTAGCGAAGGAAATCCCGGCACAGTGGACACGCCCAAGTTTGCCGCGATGCGTGAGGCGGGGTTCAACCGGCTGAGCCTCGGCGCGCAGAGTTTCGCGAGCGGCGACCTCATGCGCCTGGGCCGCGTCCATGATGCCAGCGACATTGGTCGCGCGGTGCTCGCGGCCCGCCAAGCGGGGTTCGACAATCTGAATCTCGACCTGATTTTCGGGTTGCCTGGTCAAACGCCCCGTGCCTGGGCGAACAATCTTGAGCTGGCGATGTTGCTTCGGCCTGAGCACCTGAGCCTGTACGGCTTGACGATTGAGGCCAACACGCGATTTTATCGCTACGATCGGCGCGGGCTCTTGAACCTCCCGAGCGAGGACGATCATTTGGAAATGCTGTCGGTGGCCGCCCGCGTGGCGCACGAAAATGGCCTCGGCCAGTATGAGATCAGCAACTTCGCCCGCCCGGGTCGTGAGTGCCAGCACAACCTTTGCTATTGGCGCGCCGAGGAGTACGCCGGGTACGGTCCGGGCGCAGTGGGCCGCGTTGGCCGACGCCGCTCGACGAACATGAAGCACCCCGAGCGCTACTGCGACGCGGTGGAGCAGGGCGCCGAACTCAGCTGCGACGGCGAGGACGTAACCGACGACATGCTGGCTTTTGAGCGGGTGATGCTGGGGTTGCGCTTGAACGACGGGGTCGCGGCCAGCGAGCCCGCGCTGGATTCGGCGGGTGTGGAGCGCGCGTTGGCGCGGGATTGGGTCGCCCGCGAGGGCGATCGACTGGTGCTGACGGCGGCGGGAAGGCCGCTGTGTAATCAAGTTTTGGCGGAGATTTTGTAA
- a CDS encoding lysophospholipid acyltransferase family protein, with protein MKRWWRSVRPYVLSAPIYWVVRLIGMSLRLTVEGLDRYEGKPGGRIFSGWHGRTFIAATLFRHKGLWTIISTSRDGEMQNRIFTRFGYKTIRGSSNRGAVKVLVESIRVLKQGETMAFTPDGPRGPTHIVQDGIIAMAQKSGAEIVPVGVSAARRWLIGTWDSYMVPKLFSRAIMIFGEPILVPRTASAEEMLALKQQLQDEMNRLEQEAERRMGHG; from the coding sequence ATGAAGCGGTGGTGGCGGTCCGTCCGGCCCTACGTGCTGAGCGCGCCGATTTACTGGGTGGTGCGCCTCATCGGCATGTCGCTTCGGCTCACGGTCGAGGGGCTCGACCGGTACGAGGGCAAGCCGGGCGGACGCATTTTCTCGGGTTGGCATGGGCGCACGTTTATCGCCGCTACCCTGTTCCGGCATAAGGGGTTGTGGACGATCATCAGCACCAGCCGCGATGGCGAAATGCAGAATCGCATCTTCACGCGGTTCGGCTACAAGACCATCCGTGGGAGTAGTAATCGCGGCGCGGTCAAGGTGCTCGTCGAGAGTATCCGCGTGCTCAAACAAGGCGAGACGATGGCGTTTACGCCCGACGGGCCGCGCGGTCCGACGCATATCGTGCAGGACGGCATCATCGCGATGGCCCAAAAGAGCGGCGCGGAGATTGTGCCGGTCGGTGTCAGCGCGGCGCGGCGCTGGCTCATCGGAACGTGGGACAGCTACATGGTGCCGAAGCTGTTTTCGCGGGCGATCATGATTTTCGGGGAGCCGATTCTGGTTCCGCGCACCGCCTCCGCCGAAGAAATGCTGGCGCTGAAACAGCAATTGCAGGACGAAATGAATCGGCTGGAGCAGGAAGCCGAGCGGCGGATGGGCCATGGCTGA
- a CDS encoding rhomboid family intramembrane serine protease, which yields MTSRARIPVATLLLIALQLGAAVAVFLRPELVDHLGFRPREPWGLPLMGSILLHANLFHLLGNMLFLAAAGPPLEFTIGPAKTVLVFVVAGIVGNLAHVALAGASSTNLALMGASGAIAGLVMVASVRFFSVRVPLAPRVSVTVPMVVGLWLALQVVGAFFVLGDIPGGVSYWAHLGGALAGLLLALLLRLPAADKLAFGHEVLDRINQMGPSAALVVAEQHLKEHPGDVRAKVALAEAHRDLGHAREESELLIQVLGSSDHESRVRAALRLGEIGGLQRWPSMRRCRLADEWRESEPEAAEVLLRSVAQEMDDPQRPQALLALASIDPDFAQTLLRDYPMDDATSTARARGLLP from the coding sequence GTGACCTCCCGGGCGCGCATCCCCGTTGCCACCTTGCTGCTCATCGCGCTTCAGCTGGGCGCGGCGGTGGCGGTGTTTTTGCGCCCCGAACTGGTTGACCACCTCGGATTCCGTCCGCGCGAGCCGTGGGGCTTGCCGCTGATGGGCTCGATTCTGCTCCACGCGAACCTGTTTCACCTGCTCGGCAACATGCTGTTTTTGGCGGCGGCCGGGCCGCCGCTGGAATTCACCATCGGGCCCGCCAAAACCGTGCTCGTGTTTGTTGTTGCGGGGATCGTCGGCAATCTTGCGCATGTCGCGTTGGCCGGAGCCTCCTCCACCAACCTCGCGCTAATGGGCGCGAGCGGCGCCATCGCGGGGCTGGTCATGGTCGCCAGCGTGCGGTTTTTTAGCGTGCGGGTGCCGCTTGCGCCGCGGGTCAGTGTCACGGTGCCGATGGTGGTCGGCCTGTGGCTGGCCCTGCAAGTGGTCGGCGCGTTTTTTGTGCTCGGCGACATTCCCGGCGGCGTTTCGTATTGGGCTCACCTCGGTGGCGCGCTCGCCGGATTGCTGCTGGCGTTGCTGCTGCGGTTGCCGGCCGCCGACAAGCTGGCATTTGGCCACGAGGTTCTCGATCGCATCAATCAGATGGGGCCAAGCGCCGCGCTGGTGGTCGCCGAGCAGCACTTAAAGGAGCATCCCGGCGACGTGCGGGCGAAGGTCGCGCTTGCCGAGGCGCACCGCGACCTCGGCCACGCCCGCGAGGAATCCGAGCTGCTCATCCAAGTGTTGGGCTCGAGCGATCACGAGTCGCGGGTGCGGGCCGCGCTGAGATTAGGCGAAATTGGCGGCCTGCAGCGGTGGCCGAGCATGCGCCGTTGTCGCCTCGCCGACGAATGGCGCGAGTCCGAACCCGAGGCGGCGGAAGTGTTGCTGCGCAGCGTCGCGCAGGAAATGGATGATCCTCAGCGACCGCAGGCGCTGCTTGCTCTGGCGAGCATTGACCCCGATTTCGCCCAGACGCTGCTTCGCGATTATCCGATGGACGACGCCACGAGCACCGCTCGCGCGCGGGGGCTGTTGCCATGA
- a CDS encoding YebC/PmpR family DNA-binding transcriptional regulator — MAGHSKWKNIQHRKGKQDALRGKLFTKISREIIMAAKSGGDPALNARLRSVLETARVSGVPAENIKRAIQRGTGEIEGADYEEITYEGGGPGGSAVIVECYSENRNRTVADLRHAFTKNGCALGENGSVMWQFKYLGEVVLDKTAGDEETVTMAALEAGAEDVVVEDEVYLVRTESKDLHLVAEGLRAAGMAPKESYLTYVPTNMATPSEDDMLRLAKLLDVLEELDDVKETYTNVEIPESVYEKL; from the coding sequence ATGGCCGGCCACAGTAAATGGAAGAATATTCAGCACCGCAAGGGCAAGCAGGACGCCTTGCGCGGCAAGCTCTTCACGAAAATTAGCCGCGAGATCATCATGGCGGCGAAGTCCGGCGGCGATCCCGCCCTCAACGCCAGGTTGCGTAGTGTGCTCGAAACCGCCCGCGTCAGCGGCGTTCCCGCCGAAAACATCAAGCGCGCCATTCAGCGCGGAACTGGCGAAATCGAAGGCGCCGACTACGAAGAAATCACCTACGAGGGCGGTGGCCCTGGCGGCTCGGCGGTTATTGTCGAATGCTATTCCGAAAACCGCAACCGCACCGTGGCCGACCTTCGCCACGCCTTTACCAAAAACGGCTGCGCGCTCGGCGAAAACGGCTCGGTGATGTGGCAGTTCAAGTACCTGGGCGAAGTCGTGCTCGACAAAACCGCAGGCGATGAAGAGACGGTCACCATGGCCGCGCTGGAAGCCGGCGCCGAAGACGTGGTGGTGGAAGATGAGGTCTACCTGGTGCGCACCGAAAGCAAAGACCTGCACCTGGTGGCCGAAGGGCTGCGCGCAGCGGGCATGGCGCCGAAGGAAAGCTATCTGACCTACGTGCCCACCAACATGGCCACGCCCAGCGAAGACGACATGCTGCGATTGGCGAAGTTGTTGGATGTTTTGGAAGAGCTGGACGACGTGAAGGAAACCTACACGAACGTCGAGATTCCAGAATCAGTCTACGAAAAGCTGTGA
- a CDS encoding ABC transporter permease subunit, protein MPLINPVGRKSWRARIALATIYLILTVGAVTTLYPFLLMVSTGLKGMTDQSTSNLVPTYLTENSQAAIATPAPESLAGKYLDDKYFANVNLRASMAGGPTEFVPEYEAWLRRLPVTQWHAGFRIAPTQVTSRLAERYRAWLRERFGDIDRLNRAYLEENSAFQGITPPQERLDVPGWRPLASAKWRDWLEFKATLPAEFRVPLRLEFQWQEFWRGRTAAQWSEVPPTVRGAATDYSGLVFPRKGSSPEKAAFLAKQWPANLPDLEAKFVADTPGAKGMPVGAYDRHVIARDASQIRGEFAGRNYRYVIDYVLLHGRAVLNTVIFCSLAILFQLTVNPLAAYALSRFPIKSSGKILLFLLATMAFPAEIALIPSFLLLRDLGLLNTFWALVLPGAASGYMIFLLKGFFDSLPQELFEAGQLDGAPERTMMWRIALPLSRPVLGYVALLAFMGAYSAFIFAFLVCQDQSKWTLMVWLYQLQLSAPRATVMAALTLAALPTLIVFLAAQRVIMRGIVLPGER, encoded by the coding sequence ATGCCGCTGATCAACCCGGTCGGGAGAAAGTCGTGGCGGGCGCGGATTGCGCTCGCCACGATCTATCTGATCCTGACCGTCGGCGCGGTGACCACCCTCTATCCGTTCCTGCTCATGGTCTCCACCGGCCTTAAGGGCATGACCGACCAGAGCACCTCGAACCTGGTGCCGACCTACCTGACGGAGAACAGCCAAGCGGCCATCGCCACGCCCGCGCCCGAGTCGCTGGCCGGCAAATACCTGGACGACAAGTACTTCGCCAACGTGAACCTCCGCGCGAGCATGGCCGGCGGGCCGACCGAGTTTGTGCCCGAATACGAGGCGTGGCTGCGGCGGCTCCCGGTCACGCAGTGGCACGCCGGGTTCCGTATCGCGCCGACCCAGGTCACCAGCCGCCTGGCCGAGCGATATCGAGCGTGGCTGCGCGAGCGCTTCGGGGATATTGACCGCCTGAACCGCGCTTACCTGGAAGAGAACTCCGCGTTTCAGGGCATCACCCCGCCGCAAGAGCGCCTCGACGTGCCCGGTTGGCGACCGCTGGCGAGCGCCAAGTGGCGCGACTGGCTGGAATTCAAAGCGACCCTCCCGGCCGAGTTCCGCGTCCCACTTCGGCTGGAGTTTCAGTGGCAGGAATTCTGGCGTGGTCGAACCGCGGCGCAGTGGAGCGAGGTGCCGCCCACCGTGCGGGGCGCGGCCACCGATTACAGCGGGCTCGTGTTCCCGCGCAAAGGTTCATCGCCCGAGAAAGCGGCGTTTCTGGCCAAGCAGTGGCCGGCCAACCTGCCCGATCTGGAGGCTAAATTCGTGGCCGACACGCCCGGGGCCAAGGGCATGCCCGTCGGCGCGTACGACCGGCACGTCATCGCCCGCGATGCGTCGCAGATTCGCGGTGAGTTCGCTGGACGCAACTACCGCTATGTGATTGACTACGTGTTGCTGCACGGGCGGGCCGTGCTCAACACCGTGATCTTCTGCTCGCTGGCGATCTTGTTCCAGCTCACGGTCAACCCGCTGGCCGCTTACGCTTTATCGCGATTTCCGATCAAGTCCAGCGGCAAAATCTTGCTCTTTTTGCTCGCGACCATGGCGTTTCCGGCTGAGATCGCGCTGATTCCCTCGTTTTTGTTGCTGCGCGACCTGGGGCTACTCAACACGTTTTGGGCGCTGGTTTTGCCCGGCGCGGCCAGCGGCTACATGATCTTTTTGCTCAAGGGATTCTTCGATAGCTTGCCGCAAGAACTGTTCGAAGCGGGTCAGCTAGACGGCGCGCCGGAGCGCACCATGATGTGGCGAATCGCCCTTCCGTTGAGCCGCCCGGTGCTCGGCTACGTGGCGTTGCTGGCGTTCATGGGGGCGTACAGCGCGTTCATTTTCGCGTTTCTGGTGTGCCAAGACCAAAGCAAGTGGACGCTCATGGTGTGGCTGTATCAGCTGCAGCTTTCCGCTCCGCGCGCCACGGTCATGGCCGCGCTGACGTTGGCGGCGTTGCCGACGCTGATTGTCTTTCTGGCGGCGCAACGCGTCATCATGCGCGGTATTGTGTTGCCAGGAGAACGCTGA
- a CDS encoding stage II sporulation protein M, whose translation MDQGRFVEGNRPAWQRLQELVSRGAVSPKNLTQAELIELVRLYRSTSADFAVIQSEASNPTLLGEVNRLLQEAHAIIYRHRQPPFGEALRNCLNQVARVTRRRAKYILVAILMFFMGIGVSVAVMKWRPDLHQEIIPPEMQENVEAWKSGLHDPRSSGDDALMWGFYASNNPRVALMSGAFAAGTFGFGTFYLMYTNGIMMGGLGYEMQTVNKLGFLLASVSPHGASELVGMFISGAAGLVMAVALINPGRRSRLQSLKHAAPDAMILLVQSMVMMLIAAPFEAFFSFDPGVPSSAKVLVGAIVLSGWLVFWTQMGREPAPAT comes from the coding sequence ATGGATCAAGGCCGTTTTGTCGAAGGAAACCGCCCCGCGTGGCAGCGACTGCAAGAGCTCGTGAGTCGCGGTGCGGTCTCGCCCAAGAATCTCACCCAAGCCGAGCTCATCGAACTCGTCCGGCTTTACCGCTCCACCTCGGCCGACTTCGCGGTGATCCAAAGCGAGGCGTCCAACCCCACGTTGCTGGGCGAAGTCAACCGATTGCTTCAAGAGGCGCACGCGATCATCTATCGGCATCGGCAACCGCCGTTTGGCGAGGCACTCCGCAACTGCCTCAACCAGGTCGCCCGGGTCACGCGCCGCCGCGCCAAGTACATTCTCGTCGCCATCCTCATGTTCTTTATGGGCATCGGAGTTTCGGTCGCGGTGATGAAGTGGCGACCCGACCTGCATCAAGAAATCATTCCGCCGGAAATGCAGGAGAACGTTGAAGCTTGGAAGAGCGGGTTGCACGATCCGCGGAGTTCGGGCGATGACGCCTTGATGTGGGGCTTTTACGCCTCGAACAACCCTCGCGTGGCGCTCATGTCTGGCGCGTTTGCCGCCGGCACATTTGGCTTCGGTACGTTCTATCTAATGTATACGAACGGCATCATGATGGGCGGGCTCGGCTACGAGATGCAAACCGTCAACAAGCTTGGGTTCCTGCTCGCAAGCGTGAGTCCGCATGGCGCGAGCGAACTCGTGGGGATGTTTATCTCGGGCGCGGCGGGCCTGGTTATGGCGGTCGCGCTCATCAATCCTGGGCGGCGAAGTCGCCTGCAATCGCTGAAGCACGCGGCGCCCGACGCCATGATCCTGCTCGTGCAGAGCATGGTCATGATGCTCATCGCGGCGCCGTTTGAGGCGTTCTTCAGCTTCGATCCGGGCGTGCCGTCGTCCGCCAAGGTGTTGGTCGGGGCAATTGTGCTGAGCGGTTGGCTCGTTTTTTGGACGCAGATGGGCCGCGAACCTGCCCCCGCAACTTAG
- the ribF gene encoding riboflavin biosynthesis protein RibF produces MLLHFGVETIQPEWPESIVSIGTFDGVHFGHQDVLRRNVEASREHLCPSIVVTFDRNPSAVVHPERAPLSIASLNDNIRMLSRLNLSLCVILEFGAALSRMSAQEFFDQILIRRLRARKVVVGYDFAFGNGRQGTTDWLRERIETEVVPPFEIDGVRVSSTTLRQCIAEGRVEEVTRLRGTPFEMPGVVIRGQQLGRTIGFPTINLARSTNQIVPADGVYAGFCRCSQGEFLAAISIGMRPTVDGTHRTIEAFLLDYPGESLYGESLSLGITHRLRDEWKFETLEKMIDQIHLDVAQTRSLGILS; encoded by the coding sequence ATGCTCCTGCACTTTGGCGTCGAGACGATTCAGCCCGAATGGCCCGAGTCCATCGTCAGCATCGGCACCTTTGATGGCGTCCACTTTGGCCATCAAGACGTGCTGCGCCGCAACGTCGAGGCGAGCCGCGAGCACCTTTGTCCGAGCATTGTCGTGACGTTCGATCGCAACCCGAGCGCGGTGGTGCATCCCGAGCGTGCGCCGCTGAGCATCGCCAGCCTCAACGATAACATCCGTATGCTGTCGCGGCTCAACCTCTCGCTGTGCGTGATCCTCGAATTCGGCGCGGCTCTTTCCCGGATGAGCGCGCAAGAGTTTTTCGACCAGATTCTCATTCGCCGACTGCGCGCTCGCAAGGTCGTGGTCGGCTACGATTTCGCGTTCGGCAACGGGCGTCAGGGCACCACCGACTGGCTGCGCGAACGCATTGAAACCGAGGTCGTGCCTCCCTTTGAGATTGATGGCGTGCGAGTAAGCAGCACCACCCTGCGCCAGTGCATCGCCGAGGGCCGCGTGGAGGAAGTCACGCGCCTGCGGGGGACGCCCTTCGAGATGCCCGGCGTCGTCATTCGCGGCCAACAGCTCGGACGCACGATCGGGTTTCCCACGATCAACCTGGCCCGCTCGACCAACCAGATTGTGCCCGCCGACGGCGTGTACGCCGGCTTCTGTCGCTGCTCGCAAGGCGAGTTCCTCGCGGCTATCAGCATCGGCATGCGTCCGACCGTGGACGGCACCCACCGCACCATCGAGGCGTTTCTGCTGGACTACCCCGGCGAATCGCTCTACGGCGAGAGTCTCTCGCTGGGGATTACTCACCGTCTGCGCGACGAATGGAAGTTCGAAACGTTGGAGAAAATGATCGATCAGATTCACTTGGACGTCGCGCAAACCCGGTCGCTCGGCATCCTCTCCTGA